The window GAAAGCCCAGACCTCGCACCCCCTCCCTCCCCTCACGTTCACCACACCACCCCAAGTAGATAGCCCCGCCCTTTCGCCCTGGAGGGTTGTCAAACTCCGATATGCCCTTATGGCCGACCGCCTCGTCGAGATTGGATTGTCTACCCTGGTCGTCCTGACGCCCCTGGCCTTCGGAACCGTCGAGCCCTGGTCGATCGCCATCGCCGAGGCAGGGATCTACGCGATCGCCCTCGTATGGGGACTCGCTATGGTGAGCGCCGGTGAAATTCGCATCGAGCGAACAGTCTTGAGCCTCTGCTGGCTTCTGGTCCTGCTCGTTGGGATCGTGCAAGTGATTCCGCTTCCACTTCAGATAATCCACATGATCTCACCAAAGGCCGCTGCCCTCTATCAGCAAATAGAGTTTGACAGCCATCTTGCGGCCTCATGGCACACGCTCTCGCTTGTGCCGTACGCGACCCGACAGGCGCTTGTGCGGCTGCTGGCCCTGGCGCTCCTCTTCTGGGTCGCTATGAACTCTTTGCAAACCCGCGCACAGATTGATCGAATCGTTCGCGTCATGATGACTACGGGATTTGGGCTTGCCCTCTTTGGAATCATTCAGCATTTTGCCGGGAATGGGAAGCTGTACTGGATCCGGGAACTCACCCAGGGCGGCAGCCTCTTTGGGCCGTACGTGAACCGGAATCACTTTGCCGGCTACATGGAGATGGTCATCCCGCTGACGATCGGCTATATCGTGGCGAATAGACGACCGATGTCGGATGGTCGGGTACCCGCACCGAAGGGGGGGGTGGACTGGCGAAGCCGATTACTTCATTGGGGCACCCCGCAGGCAAGTCGGTCACTACTGGCCTTTTTTGGGGGGATCATCATGTCTGTGGCCCTGCTGCTGACGGGATCACGGGCAGGTCTGTTCAGCTTCTTCTGTTCTATGCTCTTCATGGCCTTCCTGCTCTCCGCCAGACGGTTGCGCAGCAAGCGGCTATGGGGAATGTTGGTCTCGTTTGTGGTGCTGGGTCTGACGTACGCCCTCTGGCTGAACCCGAACAGGGTCCTGCAAACCTTTGCGATTCTGTGGCGTGGGACCGACGATCCCTCCTTCCACGGTCGTATCCTCGTCTGGCAGGACACGTTGCGCCTGGGCCATGACTTCCAATGGAGCGGTACCGGCCTTGACACCTACATCTGGGCCTTTCCGCTCTACAAGCAGCCCCTCATCGGGCAGGACGTGTACGACTATGCCCACAACGACTACCTGCAGGCCTTCGCCG of the Candidatus Methylomirabilis tolerans genome contains:
- a CDS encoding O-antigen ligase family protein; its protein translation is MKAQTSHPLPPLTFTTPPQVDSPALSPWRVVKLRYALMADRLVEIGLSTLVVLTPLAFGTVEPWSIAIAEAGIYAIALVWGLAMVSAGEIRIERTVLSLCWLLVLLVGIVQVIPLPLQIIHMISPKAAALYQQIEFDSHLAASWHTLSLVPYATRQALVRLLALALLFWVAMNSLQTRAQIDRIVRVMMTTGFGLALFGIIQHFAGNGKLYWIRELTQGGSLFGPYVNRNHFAGYMEMVIPLTIGYIVANRRPMSDGRVPAPKGGVDWRSRLLHWGTPQASRSLLAFFGGIIMSVALLLTGSRAGLFSFFCSMLFMAFLLSARRLRSKRLWGMLVSFVVLGLTYALWLNPNRVLQTFAILWRGTDDPSFHGRILVWQDTLRLGHDFQWSGTGLDTYIWAFPLYKQPLIGQDVYDYAHNDYLQAFAEGGLPLMAIFALALLWGGTQLLNRWSQHEGSHARGIGLG